From Plasmodium chabaudi chabaudi strain AS genome assembly, chromosome: 12, the proteins below share one genomic window:
- a CDS encoding RING zinc finger protein, putative (term=annotation;date=20170412;qualifier=removed_product=E3 ubiquitin-protein ligase, putative;qualifier=added_product=ring zinc finger protein, putative;qualifier=removed_ec_number=6.3.2.19;curatorName=ucb@sanger.ac.uk;~;query 728-728;GPI_cleavage_site_score=0.152;~pfam_scan;Pfam:PF00097.21; E()=1.9E-6;score=27.5;query 155-199;description=zf-C3HC4;~iprscan;InterPro:IPR001841 : Zinc finger, RING-type;SMART:SM00184; score=2.4E-9;query 155-199;description=Zinc finger, RING-type;~iprscan;InterPro:IPR001841 : Zinc finger, RING-type;Prosite:PS50089; score=11.471;query 155-199;description=Zinc finger, RING-type;~iprscan;InterPro:IPR017907 : Zinc finger, RING-type, conserved site;Prosite:PS00518; score=1.0;query 171-180;description=Zinc finger, RING-type, conserved site;~iprscan;Superfamily:SSF57850; score=1.09E-11;query 143-205;description=null;~iprscan;InterPro:IPR018957 : Zinc finger, C3HC4 RING-type;Pfam:PF00097; score=1.9E-6;query 155-199;description=Zinc finger, C3HC4 RING-type), giving the protein MIQNFEISKAENSSNNDPSYIQNNINDNWKKDVEGTNKNKNKKTVNEKGKNANNKKGINLNYIVNYNRYEPKISILKKTVCITTAKNIKNKRNNNQASSSISNNNNNKKQYINCNFRYYVLEKKYLENSLNGDNIEWKHIEKVDYIIYDDTNLACPICLENNIISPRITQCRHIFCFLCILKYFIDEGKDKAWKKCPICFEIINENDLRCVKFQYVKKYNINDKISMCLLFTQNKKIDIKCEKLCFNKNFKVTNNNFIKNKKNMDFKDIVNLDTTIQNLYSFSQNNSEKILKLNLNLGVQFCKIYYLYNPLSLLLKDLRILYFIRQNNQNKFFISDQDIIQKAIANIKLRVAEYMSIPIEKLDSNLIYTEEGTELGSENLADSFYLYNNLAQEVYDSIEQIKKEMVMDSYGMPTKKGVSSDRRESTDSEKNNNETEIYFYQSIDGQCIFLDPFVLKLILFEYDNDMDRIPKFLNNKQITYIESFELTEKAKRKYTFLSCLPLGTNVSFATLNIDDVISKRTQTHFAKEISERNKKNYIILSKKKKEEKLFQALANEEIARKEKRYWDLPTNTINIHVPKATGSPDKLRLSNQMGGNKDSQTELYDDEILKYEDFIPSEEIYNTNSNSLDYDQYENQFFDAMELKKKKINNNFSDKKKKKKNDIENSKKNKCDNKNVANKFAAATKQQFLDDDDKIYQISKSFLDVAKSNCNTKIDINEKKEDNISIGNGTLSVNLMDCIKVKTTKKKKAENKN; this is encoded by the exons ATGattcaaaattttgaaattaGCAAAGCCGAGAATAGCTCAAACAATGACCCCTCGTATATACAGAATAACATAAATGACAACTGGAAAAAAGACGTAGAGggaacaaataaaaataaaaataaaaaaactgtgaatgaaaaagggaaaaatgcaaataacaaaaaaggaataaatttaaattatatagttaattataatagATATGAACCCAAAATAtcgattttaaaaaaaacggtATGTATTACTACAgcgaaaaatataaaaaataaacgaaATAATAACCAAGCTTCATCAAGTATTtctaacaataataataataaaaaacaatatataaattgtaattttagatattatgtattggaaaaaaaatatttagaaaattcTTTAAATGGAGATAATATAGAATGGAAACATATAGAAAAAGTTgattacattatttatgatGATACAAATTTAGCTTGCCCAATTTGtcttgaaaataatataatatcacCAAGGATAACACAATGTCGacacattttttgtttcctATGTatcttaaaatattttatagacGAAGGAAAAGATAAGGCATGGAAAAAATGCCCTATATGttttgaaataattaatgaaaatgatttaaGATGTGTTAAATTTCaatatgttaaaaaatataatataaatgataaaataagtatgtgtttattatttacacaaaataaaaaaattgatatcaaatgtgaaaaattatgttttaataaaaattttaaagttactaataataattttattaaaaataaaaaaaatatggatttTAAAGATATAGTAAATCTAGATACAACAATTCAAAATTTGTATTCCTTTAGTCAAAATAattcagaaaaaatattaaaattaaatttaaatttaggagtacaattttgtaaaatttattacttATATAACCCtctttctttattattaaaagatttgagaattttatattttattcgtcaaaataatcaaaataaattttttatatctgaTCAAgatattatacaaaaagcTATAGCCAATATCAAATTGAGGGTAGCAGAATATATGAGTATACCAATTGAAAAGTTGGATTCAAATCTTATATACACAGAAGAAGGAACAGAATTGGGCTCTGAAAATTTGGCTGATTCCTTTTACTTATACAATAATCTGGCCCAAGAAGTTTAC GATAGCATagaacaaattaaaaaagagaTGGTAATGGATTCTTATGGAATGCCAACGAAAAAAGGTGTATCTTCAGATCGGCGCGAGAGTACTGattcagaaaaaaataataatgaaactg aaatatatttctatcAAAGTATCGATGGGCAATGCATATTCCTCGATCCTTTCGTTTTAAA GTTAATTCTTTTTGAATATGATAATGACATGGATAGAATTCCCAAATTTTTGAATAACAAGCAGATTACATATATTGAATCCTTTGAACTAACTGAAAAAGCTAAGAGAAA ATACACGTTTTTATCGTGTTTACCTCTTGGAACTAATGTGTCATTTGCCACATTAAATATTG ACGATGTTATATCTAAGCGAACCCAAACCCACTTTGcg AAGGAAATATCTGAgcgaaataaaaagaattatatcattttaagTAAAAAGAAGAAAGAGGAAAAACTATTTCAAGCCTTAGCg AATGAGGAAATTGCTCGAAAAGAAAAACGTTATTGGGACCTTCCAACtaatacaataaatatacacgTTCCCAAAGCAACGGGAAGTCCTGATAAGTTAAg gTTATCAAACCAAATGGGAGGAAATAAAGATTCTCAAACAGAACTTTATGACgatgaaatattaaaatatgaagatTTCATACCATcagaagaaatatataatacaaattcAAATAGCTTAGATTATGATCAATATGAAAATCAATTTTTTGATGCAATggagttaaaaaaaaaaaaaattaataataattttagtgacaaaaaaaagaaaaagaaaaatgatatCGAAAATtctaagaaaaataaatgtgaCAACAAAAATGTTGCCAATAAATTTGCTGCTGCTACAAAACAACAATTCTTAGACgatgatgataaaatttatcaaatatcCAAAAGTTTTCTTGATGTTGCGAAATCTAATTGTAATACTAAAATtgatattaatgaaaaaaaggaagatAATATATCTATTGGTAACGGTACACTTAGTGTTAATCTGATGGATTGTATTAAAGTCAAAacaactaaaaaaaaaaaagcagaaaataaaaactaa
- a CDS encoding conserved protein, unknown function (term=annotation;date=20180504;qualifier=removed_product=conserved Plasmodium protein, unknown function;qualifier=added_product=conserved protein, unknown function;curatorName=ucb@sanger.ac.uk) has protein sequence MSYANNFQRVLYASRFMRVFGKFKRAQLREKPQRKIGPFSNPVKRLARLKEKERLFCEIGMPRIIPRAKTGYSEKILEVIKPPNVRKEVLDRRLEFLLSNESVYQQMYNKMYNGITPYQCELYMWERQMRDLRKIYRAQYLHKLSEITSEERSKQLKLLLQTKEDKKKRREIIRNRILEDKKRKAILKDRLSLEKKLTQSILFRRQSNIKKKNVYWLVKLQKKSLYINSEDLKKKIYQTDTSNSINSTSATVNSSINYGDDENSLFNRNISTSDLYKDLGYDVKDKNNNNDKIYKADNIYKTLLEESFDFLEEDEDQFEQTDANENQGDIPHKQRAHILYSSFSNDEKIKLLDDKIAILSKIIEEKSYSKGVDNNNIMFYIQLKDKLEASKQAFLEKKYLKDKEKLN, from the coding sequence atgagttatgcaaataattttcaaagGGTATTATATGCCTCTCGTTTTATGAGAGTATTTGGAAAATTCAAAAGAGCCCAATTAAGAGAAAAGCCACAAAGAAAAATCGGACCTTTTAGTAATCCTGTAAAAAGATTAGCAAgattaaaagaaaaggaaaGATTATTTTGTGAAATAGGAATGCCACGTATAATACCAAGAGCAAAAACTGGATATAgcgaaaaaatattagaaGTTATAAAACCTCCTAATGTAAGAAAAGAAGTATTGGATAGACGGttagaatttttattatcaaatgaAAGTGTATATCAAcaaatgtataataaaatgtataatgGAATAACTCCATATCAATgtgaattatatatgtggGAAAGACAAATGAGAgatttaagaaaaatatatagagcTCAATATTTACACAAGCTAAGTGAAATTACTAGTGAAGAGAGAAGTaaacaattaaaattattattacaaactaaagaagataaaaaaaaaagaagggAAATAATTAGAAATCGTATATtagaagataaaaaaagaaaagctATATTAAAAGATCGTTTAtcattagaaaaaaaacttacTCAATCTATCCTTTTTAGAAGGCAAtcgaatataaaaaaaaaaaatgtatattggCTAGttaaattacaaaaaaaaagtttatatataaattctgaagatttaaaaaaaaaaatatatcaaactGATACTAGTAATAGTATAAATTCTACTAGTGCTACGGTTAATAGTAGTATTAATTATGGTGATGATGAAAATTCCCTTTTCAATCGAAATATATCTACTAGcgatttatataaagattTAGGGTATGAtgtaaaagataaaaataataataatgacaaaatttataaggcagacaatatttataaaaccCTCTTAGAAGAATCATTCGATTTTTTAGAAGAAGATGAAGATCAATTTGAACAAACTGACGCAAATGAGAATCAGGGGGATATACCACATAAACAAAGAgctcatattttatattcctCATTTTCAAacgatgaaaaaattaaacttcttgatgataaaatagctatactttcaaaaataattgaagAAAAATCATATTCTAAAGGTGTAGACAATAACAACATAATGTTCTACATACAACTAAAGGATAAATTAGAAGCATCCAAACAAGCatttttggaaaaaaaatacttaaaagataaagaaaaattaaattaa
- a CDS encoding rhoptry associated adhesin, putative (term=annotation;date=20160708;qualifier=removed_product=conserved Plasmodium protein, unknown function;qualifier=added_product=rhoptry associated adhesin, putative;qualifier=added_literature=pmid:27383149;qualifier=added_gene_name=ra;qualifier=added_GO:0020008;qualifier=added_GO:0009986;qualifier=added_GO:0046812;qualifier=added_GO:0030260;curatorName=ucb@sanger.ac.uk) gives MKKVLVLFFVFLFKIWKETAECSKYPKRKRHGTGMKENYLKNENLNNYSFMMVNPNDEKVMNDNAKNANNNNVNNNDINNNNNNNDNNNNNGNNNNNDNNNNDNNNNDNNNNNNNNNNNNNEEKKNDVPPEKKINKENLLEYGTHDKSGHFIPSYKTLTDEILSTSNALERASNYLKITCSHLMKILEFIPDSKISTQYIKVDNKNVYLKDINTECQDIFFSLEKLTMTTIVLNSKINKLVYVQDS, from the exons atgaaaaaggtacttgttttattttttgtttttttatttaaaatatggaaGGAAACTGCTGAATGTTCCAAATACcccaaaagaaaaagacaTGGAACTGGTatgaaagaaaattatttaaaaaacgagaatttaaataattacagCTTCATGATGGTTAACCCAAATGACGAAAAAGTTATGAATGACAACGCAAAGAATGCCAATAATAACAACGTGAATAATAATGACAtcaataataacaataacaataacgacaataataataataatggtaacaataacaataatgacaataataataatgacaacaataataatgataacaacaacaataataataacaataacaataataataatgaagaaaaaaaaaatgatgtcCCAcccgaaaaaaaaattaataaagaaaactTGCTAGAATATGGAACCCATGACAAAAGTGGACATTTCATCCCTTCTTACAAAACATTAACAGATGAAATATTATCGACAAGCAATGCAttg GAACGAGCTTCAAATTACCTAAAAATCACATGCTCTCATCTCATGAAAATTCTCGAATTTATTCCAGACTCTAAGATATCAacacaatatataaaagttgataataaaaatgtctACTTAAAAGATATTAATACTGAATGCCaggatattttttttagtttagaaaaattaactATGACCACCATTGTTCTTAATTCAAAAATCAATAAGTTGGTATATGTTCAAGATTCTTAA
- a CDS encoding cytochrome b-c1 complex subunit 7, putative (term=annotation;date=20150825;qualifier=removed_product=ubiquinol-cytochrome c reductase complex subunit, putative;qualifier=added_product=cytochrome b-c1 complex subunit 7, putative;qualifier=added_gene_name=qcr7;qualifier=removed_ec_number=1.10.2.2;curatorName=ucb@sanger.ac.uk;~;query 159-159;GPI_cleavage_site_score=1.462;~pfam_scan;Pfam:PF02271.12; E()=2.1E-16;score=59.6;query 52-144;description=UCR_14kD;~iprscan;InterPro:IPR036544 : Cytochrome b-c1 complex subunit 7 superfamily;Superfamily:SSF81524; score=1.96E-31;query 36-153;description=Cytochrome b-c1 complex subunit 7 superfamily;~iprscan;InterPro:IPR003197 : Cytochrome bd ubiquinol oxidase, 14 kDa subunit;Pfam:PF02271; score=1.5E-16;query 51-144;description=Cytochrome b-c1 complex subunit 7) encodes MSLHKEICKYIIKAGSKDIKKLEYEPTKRKTNRLTEAFKNAFFPYYFKFIRGPFERWQYCATTKFLREHGLMYDDMYSDKDPVIERAISLLPKDIKIKRYRRMLRGTHINFLRLYLHPSEQNYDPYIPYLAPYIEEAKFQLQEEEELLGYHPYDRRLYSGGTTGFGDLEPGLHFLVSIPNLYGAAIPHSKKK; translated from the exons atgtcatTGCATAAAGAAATTTGTAAATACATTATAAAAGCAGGCTCAAAAGATATTAAGAAATTAGAATATGAACCAACAAAGAGAAAAACAAATCGACTAACTGAAGCTTTCAAAAATGCATTTTTCCCTTACTATTTTAAGTTTATCCGAGGGCCATTTGAAAGATGGCAATATTGTGCAACTACCAAATTTTTGAGAGAACATg GTTTAATGTACGATGACATGTATAGTGATAAAGATCCAGTGATCGAAAGAGCAATATCTTTATTAccaaaagatataaaaataaaaaggtaTAGAAGAATGTTAAGAGGTACACACATAAATTTCTTAAGACTATACTTACATCCATCAGAACAAAACTATGATCCATATATACCATATTTAGCTCCATATATTGAAGAAGCAAAATTTCAGTTAcaagaagaagaagaattATTGGGTTATCATCCCTATGATAGAAGGCTATATTCAGGTGGAACAACAGGATTTGGTGATTTGGAACCTGGTCTGCATTTTCTTGTATCCATTCCAAATCTTTATGGGGCTGCTATACCACAttcaaagaaaaaataa
- a CDS encoding hypoxanthine-guanine phosphoribosyltransferase, putative (term=annotation;date=20110415;qualifier=removed_product=hypoxanthine phosphoribosyltransferase, putative;qualifier=added_product=hypoxanthine-guanine phosphoribosyltransferase, putative;qualifier=added_gene_name=hgprt;qualifier=added_gene_synonym=hprt;qualifier=added_ec_number=2.4.2.8;curatorName=ucb@sanger.ac.uk;~term=annotation;date=20160221;qualifier=added_gene_synonym=HGXPRT;qualifier=added_gene_synonym=hprt;qualifier=added_gene_synonym=hpt;qualifier=added_gene_synonym=xprt;qualifier=added_gene_synonym=gprt;qualifier=added_gene_synonym=hxgprt;qualifier=eupathdb_uc=100041333;curatorName=ucb@sanger.ac.uk;~pfam_scan;Pfam:PF00156.23; E()=7.0E-22;score=77.5;query 47-201;description=Pribosyltran;~iprscan;InterPro:IPR029057 : Phosphoribosyltransferase-like;Superfamily:SSF53271; scor e=1.57E-48;query 24-222;description=Phosphoribosyltransferase-like;~iprscan;InterPro:IPR000836 : Phosphoribosyltransferase;Pfam:PF00156; score=7.2E-22;que ry 47-201;description=Phosphoribosyltransferase domain;~iprscan;InterPro:IPR005904 : Hypoxanthine phosphoribosyl transferase;TIGR_TIGRFAMS:TIGR01203; score=1.4E-50;query 43-218;description=Hypoxanthine phosphoribosyl transferase), with product MKIPNNPGAGELGYEPVMIKDEDGYEFDSFVTPDHYKKYLQRVLIPNGLIKSRVERMAFDISKTYNGEEFHLLCLLKGSRSFFTLLLKYLDRIHTYYIEDASTNTYREHYVRVKSYCNTQSTGRLEIVSEDLSCLKGKNVLIVEDIIDTGNTLSKFCDYLKKFEPKTIAISALYIKRTPLWNGFKADFTGFSVPNFFLVGCGLDYNENFRDLNHVCIIADDGIKAFMQPSS from the exons atgaaaatccCAAACaa TCCTGGAGCCGGAGAACTTGGCTATGAACCTGTTATGATAAAGGATGAGGATGGATATGAATTTGATTCCTTTGTAACCCCCGATCACTATAAA AAATATCTTCAAAGAGTTTTGATACCAAATGGATTAATCAAAAGTAGAGTTGAAAGAATGGCTTTTGATATTAGCAAAACATATAATGGTGAAGAATTCCATCTCCTTTGCTTATTAAAAGGATCAAGGTCTTTTTTCACATTATTGTTGAAATATTTAGATAGAATACATACTTATTATATTGAAGATGCTTCTACTAACACATATAGAGAACACTACGTACGTGTAAAATCATATTGCAATACTCAATCAACTGGTAGATTAGAAATAGTTAGTGAAGACTTATCTTGCTTAAAGGGCAAAAACGTTTTAATTGTTGAGGATATAATTGATACTGGTAACACcttatcaaaattttgtgattatttaaaaaaattcgaaCCAAAAACAATAGCCATTTCagctttatatattaaaagaacCCCATTATGGAATGGATTTAAAGCTGATTTTACTGGATTTTCAGTACCAAATTTCTTCCTTGTTGGTTGTGGCTTAgattataatgaaaactTTAGAGATCTTAACCACGTTTGCATAATTGCTGATGACGGAATAAAGGCATTCATGCAACCATcctcttaa